AGCAGATATCTGTTTGCACCTTCACCTTTGCGACACCTGGCGGCTGATATTTATGTCGTTACAGTTGCTTCCCGTTCCAGCGCTACCCGGTCCCAGTGGCCCAGTGAGGCGGCGGCGGCGTACGTGCTTTCCAGGAACTCCAGTAGTAGTTTCTCGGGGTTAGGTGCGGTGCGTACGGCTTCGTAGGGCAGGATAAATTCACCGAGGTCCTTGTCGTAGTAGGCGGGGGCGGGGACTTTGGCCTGGGCAAAGTCGCTGGGCTGGGGGTACACGTAGCTGTAGTAGGATGCCTCGTAGCCCGCGCCGCCGGGCCACCAGCCGGCGCTGCTCACCTCGTGCGAGTAGGCCTCCTGCATCACCCATTGGCCCAGGTGGGGCGCCCCGCCGGGGTGCGGTGGCGCCGGCCGGCCGGAAAAGCGCGACACGGCCAGATCAAAGCTGCCCCAGAAGAAATGCACCGGGCTGCTTTTGCCAATAAACCGGCCGCGGAACTCGCCCAGCACCCTGGCCGATTCCAGCAGAATGCGCCAGCAGCGGTGCACGGCATCAGCATCGTACGCTACGGACTCGGTCTGCTCATCAAAGGGCGTGTTTAGCTCGGCCACTTCTACGGGCATAATCCAGAGGTGGACCTGCACGCCCAGTTCGGTCAGGGCTTTCTGGTACTGCTCGTAAAAATCGGCCACCGATTTCATTTCGGGCAGGCGAAGGGTACGGGTGTCGCCGTTGCAGGTGAACAGGCGCAGCTCGTGGTCGTGGAAATCGAACAGGGCTTCCAGGCTGCCCCCGGCGTAGGGCATGGCGGAGGTGGTGAGGCCGCGCGGCGTAACGTAAAACGGCACCTGCCACCAGTGGTTAACCAGGGGACTAAGCGTGAGGCGGGTTTTGCCCACAATCTGCAGGTACATGTGCAGGGCGCGGCGCGTTGGTTCCCAGTCGGCGGCGGGCAGGGCGGGCCAGCGCTCAGCGGTAGTTAGCGGGGTTGGCATAAGCGGCAGAAGTCCGGGGAATATCAGCCGGGGCCTTCGCCGGATAAGTTACGGAGTATGCCGGGTTTACTAGTGGCTTAGCCTATGCGAGTAATCAGAAAGCAATAAACTGATTTTGCTAACGTTTTGGCGCTTGGCGAAGAAGCGGATTTCGAAGCACTGAACTATCTGCCAGCACTGAACTTGATACGAAGTACAAAGCTTCATTTAAGCACTGAACCCGCTTTTTTGCCAAACGCCTGTTATGGGCTGCTTTTTTATTCTTCATCGTCAGTATGTTCAACAAAATTTAGTTTTCTATTTGTCAAGTCGAAGTAGTGATAAAAGGCAAGTGTATAGTCTGTTTCAGGTTTGCTAATAACTCCAAAGAGTTCTATTTTGTCTTTGTCTACCTTGTTAAACCAATAGTTGTGAAAAATTGCGATGTCCATAAAATCATTGTCAGCATATTGTGAAAACTGCTTTTTTCTAAATACAGTGTCCAAAAGTGTTTGTGACTTTTGTTTGATTGTCAATGTTATTTCAGCGTCTCTATATTTGTCAATTTGCTTTTTTCCATTGTCATCGTATTCATTTGTAACATAGCTGTCTAGGTCTGTCTTTATGATTGTAACTTGTAATTGTTTGTCGGCTAATAGGGTGTCGAATTTTACAGTTTCTTTATTCTATGGGAAAAATCTTTCTGATTTGATATTTGTCGAAGTAACTGTTGTACTGTCGGTTGTTTCAACTACTGTCGATTTCTTTTCTGTCTTTGCATTACAAGCAAAAAGCAAAAGCGTTAAAGTCGAAATTATTATGCTATTCTTCATTATGTGTCGTCCCTTTAAAGTTGCCCATAACATCTGTGTTTACGAAAGTATTCTGGCCTCAGAGTTTCGGGAACCGACGTTCTGTACGAAGCTAACTTTCGGGAAGCATACTATTATTTGAATGCTTCCCGAAACCGGAAGCCCCAAGGTAGTTACTCCATTTCAATCCTGCACCGGCTCCAGTGGCACCGGTTCCACACCCTCCGGCAGCACCTCTTTCGGCCGGCGGCTCACCAGCCACACGCCCGCAAAAATCAGCAGCGCCTGTAGGAATTTACCCCAGGTAAATACATCCTTGCCCAGTAAAATGGCAATGACAGCGGCCAGTACCGGCTGCAGATACACGTACACGCCCAGCAGGGCAGGGGAGGCATATTTCAGCGCCCAATTGTTGAGTAGGTAGGCCAGAATGGTGAGAAACACCACCATGTACACCAGCTCAGCCCAGATAAACAGCGGCAAGCGGGCGTATTCAATAGCGGTTACCTGCTGCCAGCCCACTGGCACCGCCACCACCGCGCCCACCAGAAAAATGCGCGACAGCACCGTAAACGGGTGGTATTTCCGCATCAGCGGCGTCACAATAACCAGGTAAATACCAAAGGCCGTGGCATTGAGCAGAATAAATACGTTGCCCAGCGTGCCATCCTGCCCCGGCACGGTGGCCGCGCCGTGGCCCCGCCCCAGAATAATAAGCGCGGCACCCACGGCCGCCAGCAAAATGCCCAGCGTCCGTGTGGGCGTAATTTTCTCGCCCAGCAGCACCGCCGAAGCCAGCACCACCACAATGGGCGCCACCGTCTGAATAAGCGAGGCATTGATAGGCGAGGTAAGATTGAGGCCCGCGAAAAACAGCAGCTGGTTCAGCCCAATGCCGATGATGCCGCACAAAATAGAGCGCACAGTATCGGCGCGGCCCCGGATGCGGTCCTGCGTCACCAGGCGACTCAACACGCCAAAGAACAGCGCTGCGCCCGCAATGCGCAGCGCTACCACACCAAACGGCCCGGCATAGCGCGGCATAATGTCTTTGGAAAGACTGTACGCCGCAGCGTATATCAACGTAACAAACAGCAGCGCGGCGTGCACGCGGAAAGAGTTTTTCATGCCCGGCGAAGATAAGCTGATGTAGAAGGAATGTAGCGCGAAGCTCCGGCTTCGCGTACGAGCGGAGCGAGTGCTAACGTATGCACACGCCTGCTACTCGCGTTGCTCGTGCGCGAAGCCGGAGCTTCGCGCTACTTCCTTCCGTACCTTTCCTGACTCAATTCTTTCGCATGGCTACCGGCTCCCTTTTCGATACTGATTCTCCCGTACCACAACCGTACACCCCACGCCCCGGGGCGCCGCTGGCGGAGCGCATGCGCCCGCGTACCCTGGAGGAATATGCCGGGCAGCAGCATTTGGTAGGGCCGGAGGGCGTGCTGCGGCGGTATTTAAATGCGGGCCGCCTGCCTTCCCTGATTCTGTGGGGGCCGCCCGGCGTAGGCAAAACCACGCTGGCCAATTTGCTTGCCCAGGAGTTGGGGCAGCCCTTCGCCTCGCTCAGCGCCGTGAATGCCGGCGTGAAAGACGTGCGAGAGGTAATTGAGCGGGCCAAAAAGCAGCGTGGCACGGTGCTGTTTATTGATGAGATTCACCGCTTCAGCAAAAGCCAGCAGGATGCGCTGCTGGGCGCCGTGGAGCAGGGCATTGTTACGCTGATTGGCGCCACCACCGAAAACCCCTCGTTTGAAGTAATTCCGGCCGTGCTCAGTCGGGCACAGGTGTACGTGCTGGAGCCGCTGGACAAGGAAATTCTGACCGGCTTAGTTGACAAGGCTCTGGCTGAAGACGAGATTCTGAAGCAGAAAAAAGTGCGGGTGCAGGAGTACAACGCCCTGCTCACCATATCGGGAGGTGATGCGCGCAAGCTGCTCAACCTGCTGGATATTGTGGTGGAAGCCAGCCGCCCGGACCCCAAAACCGGCGAAATCATCATCACCGATGAAGGCGTGCAGCAGCTGGCCCAGCAGCACCTGGCGCGCTACGATAAAGGCGGCGAGATGCACTACGACGTCATTTCGGCCTTCATTAAAAGCATCCGCGGCTCCGACCCCAACGCGGCGCTCTACTACCTGGCCGTGATGCTGGAAGGCGGCGAGGATGTGAAGTTTATTGCCCGCCGCCTGCTCATTCTGGCTTCCGAGGACGTGGGTAACGCCAACCCGAACGCCCTGCTGCTGGCCCAAAGCTGCTTTCAGGCCGTTACGGTCATCGGCATGCCGGAGTCAGATATTATTCTGGGGCAATGCGTGGTGTACCTGGCCACTTCGCCTAAGAGCAACGCCAGCTATAAAGCCATTCGGGAGGCGCGGGCGCTGGTGCGGCAGCAAGGCGTAGAGCCGGTGCCCATTCCGCTGCGCAACGCGCCCACCAAGCTCATGAAGCAGCTCGGCTACGGTACGGAGTACCAATACTCCCACGACTACCCCGGCAACTTTGCCTATCAGGAATTTATGCCCGAAAAGCTCAGTGGCACAGTATTTTATCAGCCTGGTCAGAACTCCGCCGAAGACAAAATACGGGAGCGAATGCGCCAGCTTTGGGGCGAGAAGTACGGGTATTAAGGAAGTGAGAAGAGGAGGCGAGAAAGTGTCATTGCGATGAGACCACGACGAAGCAATCCGTCCTCTGAAATGTAGA
The Hymenobacter sp. DG25B genome window above contains:
- a CDS encoding DUF5996 family protein — its product is MPTPLTTAERWPALPAADWEPTRRALHMYLQIVGKTRLTLSPLVNHWWQVPFYVTPRGLTTSAMPYAGGSLEALFDFHDHELRLFTCNGDTRTLRLPEMKSVADFYEQYQKALTELGVQVHLWIMPVEVAELNTPFDEQTESVAYDADAVHRCWRILLESARVLGEFRGRFIGKSSPVHFFWGSFDLAVSRFSGRPAPPHPGGAPHLGQWVMQEAYSHEVSSAGWWPGGAGYEASYYSYVYPQPSDFAQAKVPAPAYYDKDLGEFILPYEAVRTAPNPEKLLLEFLESTYAAAASLGHWDRVALEREATVTT
- a CDS encoding DMT family transporter, giving the protein MKNSFRVHAALLFVTLIYAAAYSLSKDIMPRYAGPFGVVALRIAGAALFFGVLSRLVTQDRIRGRADTVRSILCGIIGIGLNQLLFFAGLNLTSPINASLIQTVAPIVVVLASAVLLGEKITPTRTLGILLAAVGAALIILGRGHGAATVPGQDGTLGNVFILLNATAFGIYLVIVTPLMRKYHPFTVLSRIFLVGAVVAVPVGWQQVTAIEYARLPLFIWAELVYMVVFLTILAYLLNNWALKYASPALLGVYVYLQPVLAAVIAILLGKDVFTWGKFLQALLIFAGVWLVSRRPKEVLPEGVEPVPLEPVQD
- a CDS encoding DUF4738 domain-containing protein, with amino-acid sequence MIKTDLDSYVTNEYDDNGKKQIDKYRDAEITLTIKQKSQTLLDTVFRKKQFSQYADNDFMDIAIFHNYWFNKVDKDKIELFGVISKPETDYTLAFYHYFDLTNRKLNFVEHTDDEE
- a CDS encoding replication-associated recombination protein A yields the protein MATGSLFDTDSPVPQPYTPRPGAPLAERMRPRTLEEYAGQQHLVGPEGVLRRYLNAGRLPSLILWGPPGVGKTTLANLLAQELGQPFASLSAVNAGVKDVREVIERAKKQRGTVLFIDEIHRFSKSQQDALLGAVEQGIVTLIGATTENPSFEVIPAVLSRAQVYVLEPLDKEILTGLVDKALAEDEILKQKKVRVQEYNALLTISGGDARKLLNLLDIVVEASRPDPKTGEIIITDEGVQQLAQQHLARYDKGGEMHYDVISAFIKSIRGSDPNAALYYLAVMLEGGEDVKFIARRLLILASEDVGNANPNALLLAQSCFQAVTVIGMPESDIILGQCVVYLATSPKSNASYKAIREARALVRQQGVEPVPIPLRNAPTKLMKQLGYGTEYQYSHDYPGNFAYQEFMPEKLSGTVFYQPGQNSAEDKIRERMRQLWGEKYGY